The following DNA comes from Opitutaceae bacterium.
GATCACCGAGAGAGTTCCCATCACAAGCACCGTGCCCACATCGCCGAGCAGGTTTTGGAAGAGCCCTCCGTACATGAGGCCACCCACCAGTCCGCCCAGTCCTGCCGAGAAATAGTCCGATTTCGGGTAGCTCTCAACCATGGCGGCGAGTGTCGAGTCAGCCACCAGGCAGACGCCCATCGCGATCAGCCGCGCCGTGACCAGGTGCTTCACATTGCGGATGGAAACGTATGCGATCCAAAGCAGAAAGACCGGGATCAACCAAGTGCTGAGGCCGAATAACCGGAACAGCCACCACGAGGTCTCGGCGCCAAACCTGCCGACGGCATTCTTGGCGACGGTCGCCGACCCCATCACCTGGACGCTCTGGTTGGGAGCGAAATCCAGCAAGGCAACGCCCAGGAGCAGGCCAAGCAGCAGGCAGGTCGAAAACACGGCCCAACTGGGACGATGCTTCGGTGGCTGAAAGGAGGCGTGGGAGGCTGAGGAGCCGGCGTTTTTGGCCATGATCGGCGGCAGCAATTCCGCGCCCGCCCCGAACGCGGGTCAATGTAAATGAGAGAGACCTGTTGGCTGCGGCGGGATACTTGCTTCGTATCATTCACCACCCAGTGGTAAATTGGCGGTGCAGAGCACCCGGAAGCGCCCCAGCGTCGAAAAAGACGCGCCGGTGCGGTCCGAGCCGTGCCTATGCGGCCTCTCAATCCACCCTCAATCTCAGCGAGGAGAAGCTCCTGTCCAAGGAGCGATCGTAGTCCCACTCACGGTCGAGTTTGCCCACGACCGCATATGTCGTGGATGCATCGTCAAACACTGTCGCTCCACCCCGGATGACGCGGATGCGCAGCACCAATGGGTCGTTGACCGGAGGGGTGACGAAGTTCGCGCGGATCGTTTGCTTCGTCCCTGGCTCAAGGACAAGATTCACTTTTGACACCGAGAGCACTGGATTCTGGGCATGACCCGAGGTCAACGTGCACAAGATCTCAAGTTCGGCTCGTTCAAGGCTGTCATTGAATACCGACAGCTCCCGCTCAACCTCCGTGTCCGCAGGCAACTCGGGCAGGTGAGTCGGGAAGGCCAGCGTTCCATTACCGCTCCGATTGCGCCACCAGAAATCTCGGTCCGCGACGAGAAAGGGTGACGTTGCAGTCTGGATTCTCATGAGGCCGGGGTGCGACCAGGGATCCGGGCAGTTGTCATCGCCCAGGAGGGGCCTGAAGCGGTTCCCTTCGATGATCATGTCCTGGGTTTTGACTCCCGGAATCGATGAAACCCACAATGACAGCAACACATATGGCCGTATGTCCGACGCTCCGTCGATTCTGTTGAGTACAAATTGCGCTGCAAATGCGGTAAAGGCGTCGAGACGTCCATTTGCGTACCAGTTGCCCTCTCCAACTCCGTAAGGTCTGTCGGCCATCGGGATGAGCGCATCATTCATGCGGCCCCAGTAGTGTCGCACGTTTCCCTTTTCATCATGAGAAAGGTAGTGCTCGAACCACGAGAAGTCGTCTTTGTCCAAAAGTAGCGAATACACTTCCTCCACGGATCGGTTGAGGTAATGCCCCGGCTTTGTCCAGACGTCCTCGCTAATCGGTCGGGTCGGATCCAGGGCTTTCACCGCTTCGTAAAGTTCAAGGTGATAATGCGGGTCGTCGGTCTGTGCTTCATTCACCGTCGACCAGCGTACGAGTGAGGGATGGTGCCGGTCGCGCTTCACGATGTCCTGAAGGCACTTGACTTCATGTGGAGCACGACCGTTTACGCGATCAAACCCGTTCAAACGCGAGGCGCTTTCTCCAATTAGCATCAGGCCAAGCTCATCGCATACATCGAGCATATAGGGGGTCCAAGGGCCCATGTGTTGGCGTTGGACGTTATAATTCAGCCGCAGGAAGTTGTCGACGGCCGCAGGCCAGCCGGGGTTTGACTCACTTGGCGGCAGGAAGCCGGGTAATGTGTCAATGGCATCTCCCTTGCCGCCGTGATCGATTCTATCGTAGTTCGCGACCTGAAGACTGTCTCCGCGAAAGTTCACCCGGACTTCGTTCAAGCGGTAGAAAGGCCCGTCCTGACGGATCTCGCGGAAGCCAAACCTGACGCGTGCGCGATGCAGAGCGCCCTTATCTGTCTCAAGCCGTGCATCGAGGAGATGGAGTTGCGCCCGATATCCCGGTTGATACGGCACGTTCGGCCACCAGTACGAACGTGGTCCCGCCTTCCATTTCATTGCGCCCAACTCCACTTCTCGCGTTTCACCAGGCCCAAGGACCACAGGAACGGGGGTGGTCACGGGATAATCCCAACCGGCTTTGTTCCATGAGGAGACGTCTGCATGGAGCATGACACGTTGTTGCGACGGGGTTGAATTGACGAGAGTTGCAATCGCCAGCAGCTCCGCTCGCCGTACTGATGTGCGCACCTGTAAATCGGCGATCCTTATCGCGGGGAAGACGCGAAGGTGCGCGCTCCGGAAGATTCCACGAGCGATCGATTCGCACCAATTTGCGGCGTGAGGCGCCACCGGACGTCCGTCTCGAAATGCACGCACAGCCAACCTGATGAGGTAACGCTTCCCCGCCTGGACGTGTGGAGTCAAATCTAAGTCCTGCCCAGTGAATGCCGTCGTCTCCCGATAAAAGCTAGCCAACGACGCCACATCTTCACCGATCCATCCCTCTAGTTCGTGGTTCACAGCTCCAAGTTCCAACCGGACCACCCGACCCTCCGCTTCCTTTGGAATCGTTATCCAGCGCTCGTAGACACCCGACTCACATGTGAAGCCTTGTTTCAACCACCCGCCACCAGGGACCCGGATGGCTGATTGCACGCCGTTTTCAGGGACGAAGTTCCACTCGCCGGAAAGGTCGATTTCAAAGGTCGGCTCGATCCAC
Coding sequences within:
- a CDS encoding glycoside hydrolase family 2 TIM barrel-domain containing protein, which encodes MVNHLRWLSAAIFLTWTAAAVGSESQEPSKWIEPTFEIDLSGEWNFVPENGVQSAIRVPGGGWLKQGFTCESGVYERWITIPKEAEGRVVRLELGAVNHELEGWIGEDVASLASFYRETTAFTGQDLDLTPHVQAGKRYLIRLAVRAFRDGRPVAPHAANWCESIARGIFRSAHLRVFPAIRIADLQVRTSVRRAELLAIATLVNSTPSQQRVMLHADVSSWNKAGWDYPVTTPVPVVLGPGETREVELGAMKWKAGPRSYWWPNVPYQPGYRAQLHLLDARLETDKGALHRARVRFGFREIRQDGPFYRLNEVRVNFRGDSLQVANYDRIDHGGKGDAIDTLPGFLPPSESNPGWPAAVDNFLRLNYNVQRQHMGPWTPYMLDVCDELGLMLIGESASRLNGFDRVNGRAPHEVKCLQDIVKRDRHHPSLVRWSTVNEAQTDDPHYHLELYEAVKALDPTRPISEDVWTKPGHYLNRSVEEVYSLLLDKDDFSWFEHYLSHDEKGNVRHYWGRMNDALIPMADRPYGVGEGNWYANGRLDAFTAFAAQFVLNRIDGASDIRPYVLLSLWVSSIPGVKTQDMIIEGNRFRPLLGDDNCPDPWSHPGLMRIQTATSPFLVADRDFWWRNRSGNGTLAFPTHLPELPADTEVERELSVFNDSLERAELEILCTLTSGHAQNPVLSVSKVNLVLEPGTKQTIRANFVTPPVNDPLVLRIRVIRGGATVFDDASTTYAVVGKLDREWDYDRSLDRSFSSLRLRVD